Below is a genomic region from Helianthus annuus cultivar XRQ/B chromosome 2, HanXRQr2.0-SUNRISE, whole genome shotgun sequence.
TATTTGATCGAAACCTCCTAGCTATAAGATCATTCTTATATGAACAACAATATAACCAATAGCGcgataggggatggatcatgagaaatctagtttaaataagaaaaccaaaaactaactaaaaaagccaaaaaaacataccaatttttttttaaatttttataaaaaaaatcgcagctttttatgcatggaaaaaaattttcaaaaaaataaaataaaaaaaaagttttttgttgtattgcacatgtgcactattacagatatagtgcacatgtgtagtgcacatataatgcacatgtgcagcacaacaaaaaaaaaaatttaattttctttatatataaaaactagcgatttttttataaaaaattgtaaaaaaaaatttggtatgtttttttagcttttttttaggtttttttagttagttttctagttttctcatttatatgtagttttctcatatGATCCTCTCCCTAGCGCGATAAACTAACTAGAATCTAACATGGCACAAGCATTCAACTACTTCACTCCGAATCTTGCAGCTGCTGTTGTGGCACAGGTTCTTCATGATTCATGATCTTGGGTTCTCTCACAATTGGCGAAATCAATTTCCATACTGCGTTTAATAGTCAACCGTTTGTGAAGGTCAAAATCAACATATTTTGATGTACATTAATCCAAAAGTGTATATATACTTATATACTTATATACTTATATACTTACAGTATAGTGTGGCTGCGAACCATTCGTTAACAATTTTCACCCATGTACTTGCCCACCCGACGTCTATGCTCCATCTATCGTTTCAAAATTTACGCAAAATAAATACTTGTTAAATCTTAATTTGGCAACGGGTTTTTTTTGGATCTTACTTTCGGGTTGAACTATCAAGATTCCAGCTGATAAATAGCATAGCGAAATACATAGCACCCAATGAGAATACCAAGTGGAAAAAACCGTAATTGTAAGGGATATCATCCTCCATTAGATATTCTTGTTTCTTGAGctgaagttaaaaaaaaaaaaaaaaaaaaaaaaaaaaaaaaaaaaaaacttaatgaCACTATGCATAAGGAATCTATCACAAAGtaagaaaaaaaaagatattaTGATGTTAAATCAAAAAAAGGAAGAACCTGAAATGTTTGTGAATCAATCCCGGTAGAAAATGTTGCGATAACAATTGCTGAAACCCCAATCAAGAAGCCCTGGATGTGCAAGaatttaacaaaaatatatagTCAATATCATAGATTCATTATCTAATGTTTTGAGGTCTAAAATCGAGGGGTGAGCTTAGTTACGAGCACGGTTATCCAATCGACATGCTTGTTATCGTGCTTTTGAGGGCTGCATTTTTCATCGGCAGGCTCACTGTAAAATCCGTAAAAAATTATGTTTGTTAAATAAAGAACCTAAGTAATGTAGTTAGGTTCTTTATTGGGTATATGCAAGTTAACAATATCGACAATTTAAGTACTCTACAGACTACACTAGATGATAACAAACCTTCTTAAAGCGGACCAACATAGGAAAACAACATAAGATGCCATGATCCCTGATGACAAAAGTCCTTTGTTCACCTGTTTCAAGTTTTGTGAAAGTCAGGGGTTGTTCGCTTTCTAAAACGATAGGATCAAATATAAAGTCTCgtaaaaataagaagtcgtaagAAGGGTATCGAACAGACTCCGATTGACCTCATTCAAGCGGCATTGGAACTGTCTCATCGAACTCTACGATATGAGATTTAGGTTTTCGCTTTTGGAtgtttagcttgtagattttagaatttttgtgtagatcattgtgtcttttctatattgggtcattgtgtcttttttcctCGACATTGTGTTATAATTTTCGGCATTCTATTATGGTTTAACGGAGGACATGCATACCTTCGAATGCAAGGATATAGCCATCATGACAAGAAGCAAAACGGCGGTCCATGTGATGAAAAATATGTTGAGAGTGCATGAAAGTTTGGAAGCATACAATGCATACATCACGAGGATCCCACATAAAGACGCCATATAAAACAGTGTGGACATGAATAATCCACAACACGAGCTGCACGACATGAAAAGCGCGTTAAAAGTTTGTAAACTTCGATGATGAGAATCGTCGAATCGAGAATGATAAGAAAAACAAGTGAAAAGTTTAACCTCTGCTTCTTTCTGTCATCGGGCATCCAATAAGCATTCCACCATGCTATGAACTCGATTACACTTATGAGTTGGAGAATGAGAAAAATCCTGGGTCATAGATTTCGGTAAGAACTGATTTCGATGAAAAagattagagtaaacttccgttttgctccctgtggtttggtcattttaacggttttgccccaaacctttaaaaatagccattttactccctgatgttttggttttgttgccagtttgctccctgcggggagcaaaatggaaaaacaaacaatttggatggagttagaggcggggagcaaactggcaaaaaaaccgaaaaatcagggagtaaaatggctatttttaaaggtttggagcaaaaccgttaaagtgaccaaaccacagggagcaaaacggaagtttactcaaaaGATTAAAATCCGCTTTATAGAAATGATTTTTAGAAGATTACCCTGCGCCAACTCGAGCAAGTTCACCTACAAGAAACTTGAAGTTATTAGATCAAGTTGGTTTTTGTTAACTTCTTATAATTTAACTAACTTACCATATAAATGAACAAAATCCGAGGGGATTAAGAACGAAAACACTAGCGCGATCGTCAATATAGCAAACTTTGAGGtccaccatccagaatgccatGTACTACGAATGTCGAATAACTTTGTTGTTCCGCACGTGGTTAGAAACAACACAAAGAAGAATATCTAGAAATGTTACTTAAGGCTGTCACAACAGGTATATCTAGAAATGCACATACTATATTTTTAACCACTTAATGTAACATATTACTATTTCTTACAAAGATATGCAAATGTATCCATATAATGCGGCATACATTTCATTTTTACTAATTACCATTTAATGCAGCAATTTATTATATTTCTGAAAAATGGTAAGTATTTTGCATTAGATGATTAAAAATAGTATGTTGCTTATGTCAGTAAAAACGGGTCCAATGCGTTTTCTTTTGCTTTGCtagcagtggcggatccaggggtGTTTTGGGGGTTCCCGGGAACCGCCTCAACTTggaaaaaatgaagaaaaaaaaaaacagtgaaaattttgtatgatttaaaaaaaaaatagtgagaattactgaaaatctaccaaaaggaacccGATAAAAAAATTCTTGGATCTGCCACTGTTTGCTAGTAATGCTATGAATTACTCAGATTTAGAACTTGTTCTGCTAAAGAAAGATACGAAGCATCCCAAACTCATTCGAAGAACTCCTACCGTTTGAAAACATTCATGGCCCTCGGGTCCACAAGCTTTAAGAACTgcgaaa
It encodes:
- the LOC110908119 gene encoding probable serine incorporator, which codes for MVEHGEMIEDDVFVDINLTNDEMVQWQIMQHRSIECLIRKKKSLKARYTYGIIFSLVNLVAWFLRDYGQKVSLRFNILKACGPEGHECFQTVGVLRMSLGCFIFFFVLFLTTCGTTKLFDIRSTWHSGWWTSKFAILTIALVFSFLIPSDFVHLYGELARVGAGIFLILQLISVIEFIAWWNAYWMPDDRKKQSSCCGLFMSTLFYMASLCGILVMYALYASKLSCTLNIFFITWTAVLLLVMMAISLHSKVNKGLLSSGIMASYVVFLCWSALRSEPADEKCSPQKHDNKHVDWITVLGFLIGVSAIVIATFSTGIDSQTFQLKKQEYLMEDDIPYNYGFFHLVFSLGAMYFAMLFISWNLDSSTRKWSIDVGWASTWVKIVNEWFAATLYLWKLISPIVREPKIMNHEEPVPQQQLQDSE